A single Anopheles arabiensis isolate DONGOLA chromosome 2, AaraD3, whole genome shotgun sequence DNA region contains:
- the LOC120894447 gene encoding calphotin-like: MAVIRSLSVVLLLVAMLCSSTEAGHAASYLAAPVATPLAYSVAAPIVPAQGVLRTAYSQVVGRSYAPSFVPVSTSLAYAAAPVAAPVVKAVPTVYAAAPVAAPIVKAVPTVYAAPVAAPIVKAAVPTAYAAAPVAAPIVKAAVPTVYAAAPQLVAGPVLKTVRPYAVETPVAYAAPTFAAPAVRAAVPAPVFAPSVLSTRLAPAVPAVGVAPELAPAVGAPAPANSLPGVFDARAAAPASRAAADNFQRAFVTAFGSTEGIRLLGVAGGQAFEGAPTNVEIARAAPGGQEGGAQQGRSSSPGTVPAGRAASPNGPENFGVQQPQQQQQQPTPFNEYGLPVAAGTPINP, encoded by the exons ATGGCAGTCATTCGCTCG CTCtccgtggtgctgctgctggtagctATGCTGTGCTCCAGCACGGAAGCAGGACATGCGGCGTCCTATCTGGCGGCCCCAGTGGCAACCCCACTCGCTTACTCCGTAGCGGCACCGATTGTCCCTGCTCAGGGTGTCCTGAGGACGGCCTACAGTCAGGTTGTTGGACGTAGCTATGCGCCATCCTTTGTGCCGGTTTCGACCTCACTCGCCTATGCTGCCGCTCCAGTGGCTGCTCCAGTGGTGAAAGCCGTCCCCACGGTTTATGCGGCTGCTCCGGTGGCTGCCCCAATAGTGAAAGCCGTCCCCACAGTATATGCCGCACCGGTGGCTGCTCCCATCGTCAAAGCTGCCGTCCCGACGGCATACGCTGCCGCACCCGTAGCTGCTCCCATCGTCAAAGCTGCCGTCCCGACGGTTTATGCTGCCGCTCCGCAGCTTGTCGCCGGTCCGGTCCTAAAAACGGTGCGTCCCTATGCCGTTGAGACACCCGTAGCTTACGCCGCTCCAACCTTTGCTGCCCCGGCCGTACGTGCTGCCGTTCCTGCTCCTGTCTTTGCTCCATCGGTCCTCTCCACCCGTCTAGCGCCGGCAGTTCCAGCGGTCGGTGTTGCTCCCGAACTCGCGCCAGCTGTTGGTGCACCTGCTCCGGCCAACTCCCTGCCCGGGGTTTTCGATGCACGCGCCGCTGCCCCAGCGTCCCGTGCCGCGGCCGACAACTTTCAGCGAGCTTTCGTAACTGCGTTCGGATCGACGGAAGGCATTCGGCTGCTGGGTGTCGCCGGTGGTCAAGCGTTTGAAGGTGCGCCCACGAACGTTGAGATTGCACGTGCTGCACCCGGTGGACAGGAGGGTGGCGCTCAGCAGGGTCGATCGTCGTCTCCCGGCACGGTGCCAGCTGGACGGGCCGCGTCACCAAATGGACCGGAAAACTTTGGCGTAcagcaaccgcagcagcagcagcagcagccgacaCCTTTTAACGAGTACGGGCTGCCGGTAGCAGCTGGTACACCTATTAACCCGTAA
- the LOC120894319 gene encoding uncharacterized protein LOC120894319, with the protein MQPTIKQQSVPFATLANCSSQLNCKTTNSNRIKMNKIICLFVVLAVAGCAWAKPEPKPDILAYNVAGVPVVAAAAPAVASYATVYEQTFHGNLAPAAYVAYSAYDPYLSAVPVPVAAPVLLRK; encoded by the exons atgcaaCCAACCATCAAGCAACAGTCAGTGCCATTCGCTACACTAGCAAACTGCTCTAGCCAGCTCAACTGcaaaacaaccaacagcaACCGCATCAAAATGAACAAGATT ATCTGCCTGTTTGTTGTGCTTGCCGTCGCCGGATGTGCCTGGGCCAAGCCCGAACCGAAACCGGACATCCTCGCGTACAATGTGGCCGGTGTGCCGGtcgttgccgctgctgctcccgCCGTCGCTAGCTATGCGACCGTTTACGAGCAAACGTTCCACGGTAACCTGGCGCCGGCCGCATACGTTGCCTACTCTGCCTACGATCCGTACCTTTCTGCCGTGCCCGTACCCGTCGCTGCCCCCGTACTGCTGCGCAAGTAA